In bacterium, a single window of DNA contains:
- the arnB_1 gene encoding UDP-4-amino-4-deoxy-L-arabinose--oxoglutarate aminotransferase → MSSTLLTSPEAPVRETPLPFCKPVLTDAECAAVQRVLASGWLTTGPECAAFEAELRTYWRVPHVATMNSCTAALELGLKVLGVGPGTVVVTTPMTFCATVNVIEHLGAVPWLVDVDPATGNLDPALLPDPASLPAVRALLPVHFAGTPCDMTALRHWAAAADVPVLSDCAHAVESRWEGVPLATLSDLAAFSFYATKNLTTGEGGALTCHNPDFDTRLRQLRLHGMSADAHRRYEPGARPTYDVTEPGYKCNLTDPAAALGREQLRTLDARWARRGALVSRYLEGLADWIVKEYCRVLLPDPMSAETPARAAFHLFPLILNPDRFSCSRDAAVSAMQQLGIGCSVHFTPVHQFSYYAARYSWTPEQFPVAAALGAQEMSLPLHAGLADEDVDDVLTALERLFSKFAR, encoded by the coding sequence ATGTCCAGCACTCTCCTGACAAGTCCGGAAGCCCCTGTTCGGGAAACGCCCCTGCCGTTCTGCAAACCGGTACTGACCGACGCGGAATGCGCAGCGGTGCAGCGGGTCCTGGCCTCCGGCTGGCTGACCACCGGACCCGAATGCGCCGCCTTTGAAGCCGAATTGCGCACGTACTGGCGGGTGCCGCATGTCGCGACAATGAACTCCTGCACAGCGGCCCTGGAACTGGGACTCAAAGTCCTGGGAGTCGGACCTGGCACCGTGGTCGTCACGACTCCGATGACCTTCTGCGCGACTGTCAATGTCATTGAGCATCTCGGAGCGGTCCCCTGGCTGGTGGACGTGGATCCTGCCACCGGCAATCTGGACCCAGCGCTCCTGCCGGATCCGGCGTCGCTTCCGGCTGTGCGAGCGCTGCTCCCCGTCCATTTTGCCGGGACGCCCTGCGACATGACCGCCCTGCGTCACTGGGCCGCTGCCGCCGATGTGCCCGTGCTGTCGGATTGTGCCCATGCCGTGGAGAGTCGCTGGGAGGGGGTACCGCTTGCCACCCTGTCGGACCTCGCCGCTTTCAGTTTCTATGCCACGAAAAATCTCACCACCGGCGAAGGGGGAGCCCTCACCTGCCACAACCCGGACTTCGACACCCGCCTGCGCCAGCTCCGCCTCCACGGGATGTCTGCCGATGCCCATCGGCGCTACGAGCCGGGAGCCCGGCCGACTTACGACGTCACCGAGCCCGGCTACAAGTGCAATCTCACCGATCCGGCGGCGGCCCTCGGACGGGAACAGCTCCGGACGCTGGATGCACGCTGGGCACGTCGGGGCGCCCTGGTGTCGCGCTATCTGGAAGGTCTCGCGGACTGGATCGTGAAGGAGTACTGCCGTGTGCTGCTGCCAGATCCTATGAGCGCTGAGACTCCCGCCCGGGCCGCTTTTCATCTCTTTCCCCTCATCCTCAATCCCGACCGGTTCAGCTGCAGTCGGGATGCCGCAGTCAGCGCGATGCAGCAACTGGGCATCGGTTGTTCGGTTCATTTCACGCCGGTCCATCAGTTCAGCTACTACGCCGCCAGGTATAGCTGGACTCCGGAACAGTTCCCCGTTGCAGCAGCTTTAGGGGCACAGGAAATGAGTCTCCCGTTGCACGCCGGACTCGCTGACGAAGATGTCGATGACGTGCTCACCGCTCTAGAGCGCCTCTTCTCAAAATTTGCCCGGTAG
- the ywrD gene encoding Glutathione hydrolase-like YwrD proenzyme gives MGALRKGCGRGARSAMSMTSVDITLQSVPCSAMELWETPFPAPRMPVLAPRAMVATSQPLAAEAGLAMLRNGGNAVDAAVAVAIALTVLEPTSNGIGGDAFAIVRHQGQLFGFNGSGKSPGLLSEAAVLAAAGSTTVPDFGWLPVTVPGAPRLWADLHAKFGLLPFADLFAPAIRYASEGFPVAPLTARGWAAVARRYATSEFPLLETWRSAFLREGTSPAPGEWWRQPEQAQTLAELAATGCSSFYEGALASAIARFAATTGGFLTEQDLAGHHTLEVTPIRGQSPGAAGLIELPPNGQGLVALLALEQLLAWQVDTRDPESPELWHAAIEAIKIAFRCSRDCIADPEHAEPLWLNEDWWISQLTPLPDRASDPGDLRARPGGTVYLCTADADGMMVSMIQSNYMGFGSGLVVPGTGIALQNRGACFDPDPQHPNGVGPGKRPYHTIMPGFFDYSGEVTGPFGIMGGHMQPQAHLQFLLRIRQGYHAQAALDAPRWRWDEQARVAVEQGTPTAIIDALQQHGHEVVLEPRGVGFGRGQAIVSLPTGGYLGASDSRADGQAVGF, from the coding sequence ATGGGAGCTTTGCGGAAGGGGTGCGGACGGGGTGCCCGGTCGGCGATGTCGATGACCAGCGTCGACATAACGCTGCAGAGCGTACCCTGTTCTGCCATGGAACTCTGGGAGACACCCTTTCCCGCACCCCGAATGCCGGTCCTTGCACCCCGGGCGATGGTCGCGACCAGCCAGCCCCTCGCTGCCGAAGCTGGCCTGGCGATGCTTCGCAATGGTGGGAACGCGGTCGATGCTGCGGTGGCAGTCGCGATCGCCCTGACGGTCCTGGAGCCAACCAGCAACGGCATCGGCGGGGATGCTTTCGCGATTGTTCGTCACCAGGGCCAGCTTTTCGGATTTAACGGTTCAGGGAAGTCGCCAGGATTGCTGAGCGAGGCTGCCGTGCTGGCTGCTGCGGGGAGTACCACCGTACCGGACTTCGGCTGGCTGCCCGTGACAGTCCCTGGTGCCCCCCGACTCTGGGCAGATCTCCATGCGAAGTTCGGACTGCTCCCCTTCGCCGATTTGTTCGCCCCAGCCATCCGCTATGCCAGCGAAGGATTCCCGGTGGCTCCCCTGACAGCGCGTGGCTGGGCAGCCGTGGCGCGTCGCTACGCGACCAGCGAGTTTCCGTTACTCGAAACCTGGCGGAGTGCCTTTCTGAGAGAGGGGACGTCGCCGGCTCCCGGTGAGTGGTGGCGACAGCCAGAACAGGCGCAGACGCTGGCAGAACTCGCCGCGACTGGTTGTTCCAGCTTTTATGAAGGGGCGCTCGCCTCAGCCATCGCCCGCTTCGCTGCCACCACTGGTGGCTTCCTCACTGAACAGGACCTTGCAGGCCATCACACTCTCGAAGTCACGCCCATCAGGGGGCAAAGCCCAGGCGCGGCTGGTCTGATCGAACTCCCTCCCAATGGCCAGGGGCTCGTGGCGCTCCTCGCCCTGGAGCAACTGCTCGCCTGGCAGGTGGACACGCGGGATCCGGAGTCGCCGGAACTCTGGCACGCTGCCATCGAAGCGATCAAGATCGCCTTCCGATGCTCCCGGGATTGCATCGCAGATCCAGAGCACGCTGAACCACTCTGGCTCAACGAAGACTGGTGGATTAGCCAGCTCACGCCCCTGCCAGACCGGGCATCAGATCCAGGGGACCTCCGGGCCAGGCCGGGCGGGACGGTCTACCTTTGCACCGCCGATGCGGACGGCATGATGGTCTCGATGATCCAGTCCAACTACATGGGCTTCGGATCAGGACTGGTGGTTCCCGGTACTGGCATCGCCCTGCAGAATCGCGGCGCGTGCTTCGACCCTGACCCGCAGCATCCCAATGGCGTAGGGCCGGGGAAGCGTCCGTATCACACAATCATGCCCGGCTTTTTCGACTACTCCGGCGAGGTCACAGGACCCTTCGGCATCATGGGGGGACATATGCAGCCGCAAGCTCATTTGCAGTTCCTGTTGCGTATCCGGCAGGGCTATCACGCGCAGGCGGCCCTCGATGCGCCACGCTGGCGCTGGGATGAGCAAGCCAGGGTTGCAGTAGAGCAGGGGACTCCCACTGCGATCATCGATGCCCTTCAGCAGCATGGGCACGAGGTTGTGCTGGAGCCGCGGGGTGTCGGTTTCGGACGAGGTCAGGCGATAGTTAGTCTGCCGACCGGTGGCTATCTGGGGGCCAGCGACAGTCGGGCGGATGGACAGGCCGTGGGTTTCTGA
- the ftsH_2 gene encoding ATP-dependent zinc metalloprotease FtsH, protein MPNDASTTLSVATPLDKGTGQTRSLPDWFPGWAQKMAELYFSGTTSMFLLHGNTYDVVESRDAAGQVKYSGISEFLAEQFFGRWDLVLVYDLARGLRCLAGSNEKRLQEMIVTANKRLGDLQQIPKDPSAVLSLLDKFVTRNIMAGDKERLRVGVIIEDAGYLAPEGDAGRLNLGASTNIVTLMNWATSPYVKRINMAFVLINDKLSVINGRLSSNPHVAAFDVPLPTEGHRQRYIEHITAGRDMEALSIYDAPALGRLTAGISFTDLSVLIQSAIEGGRRLDENTFRELKKRLIERQAQGFLEFVEPHWTLDMVIGHEAAIQRLKDDAELLRRGQLKSLPMGYLFCGPVGTGKSFLAECAAGTIGIPCVVLKNFRSKYVGETEGNLERVLSVLRAMGPVVVIIDEADTQLGDRDAGGDSGTSSRVFGMIASQMGDTKYRGKIIWMLLTARPDLLPIDIKRQGRAEVHIPLFYPGTQDEIKAMFSVMARKLGTTLDAGSVPDVPFTGKLSGADIEGIVGRAWRKSLLADSETLRLSDLEESILSFLPSTNSLEKELQEVAAMVECTDREFLPPEIEARIASYGGRDRLQERLTALKQLVESM, encoded by the coding sequence ATGCCGAACGACGCTTCCACCACACTTTCCGTCGCGACGCCCCTCGATAAGGGGACCGGTCAGACCCGGAGTCTGCCGGACTGGTTTCCTGGTTGGGCACAAAAGATGGCGGAACTGTACTTCTCCGGCACGACTTCCATGTTCCTGCTGCATGGGAATACCTATGACGTCGTGGAATCAAGGGATGCCGCGGGGCAGGTGAAGTACTCCGGCATCAGCGAGTTTCTGGCAGAGCAGTTCTTTGGACGCTGGGACCTCGTTCTGGTGTATGACCTGGCGCGGGGGCTTCGCTGCCTCGCCGGCTCCAATGAGAAGCGACTGCAGGAGATGATCGTGACCGCGAACAAGCGGCTGGGTGATCTCCAACAGATTCCGAAGGACCCTTCGGCGGTCCTCTCCCTCCTCGATAAGTTCGTGACCCGCAACATCATGGCCGGCGACAAGGAGCGGCTGCGGGTCGGGGTCATCATCGAGGATGCCGGGTACCTGGCACCGGAAGGGGATGCGGGACGGCTCAATCTGGGGGCATCGACCAATATCGTGACGCTGATGAACTGGGCGACCAGTCCTTATGTGAAGCGGATCAACATGGCGTTCGTGCTGATCAACGACAAGTTGTCGGTGATCAACGGTCGACTCTCCTCGAATCCCCATGTGGCAGCATTTGACGTGCCGCTGCCAACAGAAGGTCATCGCCAGCGCTACATCGAGCACATCACCGCGGGTCGGGACATGGAAGCGCTGTCGATCTACGATGCCCCGGCGCTTGGCCGGCTGACAGCGGGGATTTCGTTCACCGACCTGTCGGTGCTGATTCAGTCAGCGATTGAGGGGGGACGTCGCCTCGATGAGAATACCTTCCGGGAGCTCAAAAAGCGGCTCATCGAACGGCAGGCGCAGGGCTTCCTGGAATTCGTCGAACCGCACTGGACGCTGGACATGGTTATCGGCCATGAGGCAGCGATTCAGCGCCTGAAAGATGACGCCGAACTGTTGCGCCGCGGTCAGTTAAAGAGCCTGCCGATGGGTTATCTCTTCTGCGGCCCGGTGGGGACCGGGAAGTCGTTCCTCGCCGAATGCGCTGCCGGTACCATCGGGATACCCTGTGTGGTGCTGAAGAACTTTCGGTCGAAATATGTTGGCGAGACTGAGGGAAACCTGGAGCGGGTGCTGTCAGTCCTCCGCGCCATGGGGCCAGTGGTGGTCATCATTGATGAAGCCGACACCCAGCTGGGCGATCGTGACGCCGGTGGGGATTCCGGAACCTCTTCCCGGGTCTTCGGGATGATCGCCAGTCAGATGGGGGACACGAAGTACCGGGGGAAAATCATCTGGATGCTCCTGACCGCTCGTCCGGACCTCCTGCCGATTGACATCAAGCGGCAAGGGCGGGCGGAGGTCCATATACCCCTCTTCTACCCCGGTACCCAGGACGAGATCAAGGCGATGTTCAGTGTGATGGCCCGGAAGCTGGGCACGACGCTCGATGCCGGGAGCGTGCCGGATGTGCCGTTCACTGGCAAACTCTCAGGGGCCGACATCGAGGGTATTGTCGGACGCGCCTGGCGTAAGTCGCTCCTGGCGGACAGCGAGACGCTCCGGCTGAGCGACCTGGAAGAATCAATCCTGAGCTTTCTGCCCTCCACGAACTCGCTGGAGAAGGAACTGCAGGAAGTCGCGGCGATGGTGGAGTGCACCGACCGCGAATTTTTGCCGCCGGAGATCGAAGCCCGCATCGCTTCGTACGGTGGCCGGGACCGGCTGCAGGAGCGTCTGACCGCGCTGAAGCAGCTGGTGGAGAGCATGTAG
- the ybeY gene encoding Endoribonuclease YbeY, whose translation MALCEELLPEADIELSVSLVGDRRMRQLNRNHRGYDKTTDVLSFPLEADLRPVVAGTAPVPANLVLGDIVISPKVCLQQAADWGWTPGERLAQLLIHGLLHLLGYDHELEPERLAMEALEDRLFAHVAARDLILDLHSK comes from the coding sequence ATGGCATTGTGTGAGGAGCTGCTCCCTGAGGCGGATATCGAGCTTTCGGTTTCACTGGTCGGCGATCGGCGGATGCGGCAGCTGAATCGCAATCATCGGGGGTACGACAAAACGACAGATGTCCTCTCTTTTCCCCTGGAAGCAGACCTGCGTCCAGTAGTAGCGGGCACTGCCCCGGTGCCAGCGAATCTGGTGCTGGGGGATATCGTCATTAGTCCAAAAGTCTGCCTCCAGCAGGCGGCGGACTGGGGCTGGACCCCAGGGGAGCGTCTGGCGCAACTGCTGATCCACGGATTGCTGCATCTGCTGGGCTATGACCATGAACTGGAGCCTGAGCGACTGGCCATGGAAGCGCTGGAGGATCGGCTGTTCGCCCATGTCGCAGCCCGGGACCTTATTTTGGATTTACACAGCAAGTAG
- the btuD_4 gene encoding Vitamin B12 import ATP-binding protein BtuD — protein sequence MSTSPATEPRPLEEPRSAEAPNPPPSGRPPVVRFSQVSKTFFAGTPREHTAVRDVSFEVEDLEGHGEFIGILGPSGCGKSTVLRCIAGLAPHHPPTSGEVSVMGRPVLGPGSDRGMVFQDYTSFDHLTVLDNVAFGLECQGISTADRYEQARHWIQKVGLNVDRDVYKFPHQLSGGMRQRVAIARSLILHPKLILMDEPFGALDPATRLNMQDMLISLWRELEATVFFVTHSVEEAIYLGDRIYIFSPAPGTILKEMRVPPPDRPAKEMQRDQAFQDLVFEVRDLVETLESEAQAKRRPAT from the coding sequence ATGAGCACCTCCCCCGCCACGGAGCCCAGGCCTTTGGAGGAGCCGCGCTCCGCCGAAGCACCGAATCCGCCGCCATCCGGGAGACCCCCGGTGGTGCGATTCTCACAGGTCAGCAAGACGTTCTTCGCCGGAACCCCCAGGGAACATACGGCTGTCCGGGATGTCTCGTTTGAGGTCGAAGACCTCGAGGGGCACGGCGAGTTCATTGGGATTCTTGGGCCTTCCGGTTGCGGCAAATCGACTGTTCTGCGCTGTATCGCCGGGCTGGCGCCGCATCATCCACCGACCAGCGGCGAAGTGAGTGTGATGGGACGTCCGGTGCTCGGTCCGGGAAGCGACCGGGGGATGGTTTTCCAGGACTACACTTCCTTCGATCATCTGACTGTGCTGGATAACGTCGCCTTCGGACTGGAATGCCAGGGCATTTCAACGGCGGACCGATATGAGCAGGCGCGTCACTGGATTCAGAAGGTGGGGCTGAATGTCGACCGGGATGTGTACAAATTTCCGCATCAGCTGTCTGGTGGGATGCGGCAGCGGGTCGCCATCGCCCGGAGTTTGATTCTGCATCCGAAGCTGATCCTCATGGACGAGCCCTTCGGAGCACTCGATCCTGCCACCCGACTCAACATGCAGGATATGCTGATCAGCCTCTGGCGGGAACTGGAAGCCACGGTCTTTTTTGTGACGCACAGCGTGGAAGAGGCCATTTATCTGGGGGATCGCATCTACATCTTTTCCCCAGCCCCGGGAACTATTCTGAAAGAGATGCGGGTCCCGCCGCCGGATCGTCCAGCGAAAGAGATGCAGCGGGACCAGGCATTTCAGGACCTGGTGTTTGAAGTCCGGGATCTCGTCGAGACCTTAGAATCGGAGGCGCAGGCGAAACGTCGGCCTGCCACCTAA
- the lexA_2 gene encoding LexA repressor: MPREMTARQAEILRFIVQFQQEHDYTPSFREIAQEFQIRSTKAISDHLQALEVRGYLTRERKKSRTIRLEPVSFELYGTGAASSPAASAPPLGSLKRSGTSTLKPVARVVSIGSPVPLIEGAAIAANPAGATAFEDYPISDLPIDSALFGGGECFAIQVSGDSMEGAHICDGDLAIIRTQPEVRDGEIAAVDLEGEVTLKYFRRQGKNVTLISANPRYAPRVVDLSHETVRILGKFVGIVRQA; this comes from the coding sequence ATGCCCCGCGAAATGACAGCCCGACAGGCCGAAATCCTGCGGTTCATCGTGCAGTTCCAGCAGGAGCACGACTACACCCCTTCCTTCCGGGAGATTGCGCAGGAGTTTCAGATTCGTTCAACCAAAGCGATCAGCGATCACCTGCAGGCTCTGGAAGTGCGGGGCTATCTGACCCGGGAGAGAAAAAAAAGTCGGACCATTCGGCTGGAACCCGTCAGTTTTGAACTCTACGGCACGGGAGCGGCATCCTCTCCAGCGGCGTCTGCGCCTCCGCTGGGTTCCCTCAAACGATCCGGAACCAGCACGCTGAAGCCAGTAGCTCGGGTCGTCAGCATTGGCTCGCCAGTCCCGCTGATCGAAGGCGCTGCCATCGCAGCGAATCCTGCGGGCGCGACCGCGTTTGAGGACTATCCGATTTCGGATCTTCCAATCGACAGCGCGTTGTTTGGTGGGGGCGAGTGCTTCGCCATCCAGGTCTCCGGGGATTCCATGGAAGGCGCGCACATCTGTGATGGCGACCTGGCGATCATCCGGACGCAGCCAGAGGTTCGGGATGGGGAGATTGCCGCAGTCGACCTGGAAGGCGAAGTCACCCTCAAGTACTTCCGTCGACAGGGGAAAAATGTCACGCTGATCAGCGCCAATCCGCGCTATGCCCCCCGGGTCGTGGACCTCAGTCACGAGACTGTCCGGATTCTGGGCAAGTTTGTCGGAATCGTGCGACAGGCATAG
- the ssuC gene encoding putative aliphatic sulfonates transport permease protein SsuC — protein sequence MQRKPRHERPALRVTPSLLLGRLLGLSCVAIVLVVWTILTHGKSSEERIISAVILPSPGEVLASFPVLVQERELFPSIAATLDRVLRGFGLAILVGVPMGILGGSFPALRSFLGPLEVFGRNIPVAALIPLTLLWFGIDELQKYMFIFIAAVPFVFYDSATAIGAVPQRYVETAETLGASRSQIIMKVLIPLALPDIYNSLRLLFGLAFGYIMLAELVNAEQGLGALLNISQRRGLNQDIFAILLIIGSLAYGIDRLLVFLQHGFFPWRPEAEG from the coding sequence ATGCAGCGGAAGCCACGCCATGAACGCCCCGCGCTGCGAGTTACGCCTTCGCTGCTGCTGGGCAGGCTCCTCGGCCTGAGTTGCGTCGCGATCGTGCTGGTGGTCTGGACCATTCTGACCCACGGCAAATCGTCCGAAGAGCGGATCATTTCCGCTGTGATTCTTCCCAGTCCGGGAGAAGTGCTGGCGAGTTTTCCGGTACTGGTCCAGGAGCGGGAACTGTTTCCGAGCATCGCAGCAACGCTCGACCGGGTGCTGCGGGGATTCGGGCTCGCTATCCTCGTCGGGGTCCCCATGGGGATCCTCGGTGGGTCGTTTCCAGCGCTGCGATCTTTCTTAGGGCCGCTGGAAGTCTTCGGCCGCAACATCCCGGTGGCAGCGCTGATTCCGCTGACCCTGCTCTGGTTCGGCATCGATGAGTTGCAGAAGTACATGTTCATCTTCATCGCAGCGGTCCCCTTCGTGTTCTACGACTCCGCCACCGCCATTGGAGCAGTCCCGCAGCGTTATGTAGAGACGGCAGAGACACTGGGAGCGTCGCGCTCGCAGATCATCATGAAGGTCCTGATTCCGCTGGCGCTGCCGGACATCTACAACAGCCTGCGACTCCTCTTCGGGCTCGCGTTTGGGTACATCATGCTGGCGGAGCTGGTTAATGCCGAACAGGGGCTGGGGGCATTGCTGAATATCAGCCAGCGTCGGGGCCTGAATCAGGATATCTTCGCCATCCTGCTCATCATCGGCAGCCTGGCGTATGGCATCGATCGCCTTCTGGTCTTCCTGCAGCATGGCTTCTTCCCCTGGCGACCGGAGGCTGAAGGATGA
- a CDS encoding putative FAD-linked oxidoreductase yields the protein MTVAAAITGHSFQQVTPDIISRLGEIVGAEQVLTDAFAMEPYAHDETEDLRFMPEVVVRPGSATEVSAILKLCTDARIPVTPRAGGTGLSGGALPVFGGVVLSVERLNRILEIDHANLMAVVEPGVITQVFQEAVEAEGLYYPPDPASRGSCQLGGNLAENAGGPHAVKYGVTKDYILGVEAVLPTGEIIETGGKLLKNVTGYNIAQLLIGSEGTLAVITKIIVKLIPLPTHRRLFLIPFDSLTLAAEAVAAIFHARVVPSAAELMEQAAIKAAEQHLHKVFPHRDAAALLLLEVDGHDDAEIERQTLAVAEVCEAIGAGTVQVADSPEQQRELWAMRRAIGMAVKSISVYKEEDTVAPRAALPELVAVIKEISARYGLTTIAYGHAGDGNIHANIIRGEMDETTWEEVLPGAIREMFQAVVALGGSISGEHGIGWVQKNYLPIRISPAEIALYRRIKAAFDPAGILNPGKMLPDAEPAGH from the coding sequence ATGACAGTCGCTGCTGCCATCACAGGGCACTCATTTCAACAGGTTACCCCCGACATCATCTCCCGACTCGGGGAGATTGTCGGAGCTGAGCAGGTGCTCACCGATGCTTTCGCGATGGAGCCGTATGCCCACGATGAAACCGAGGACTTGCGGTTCATGCCCGAAGTCGTGGTCCGTCCAGGCTCCGCCACAGAAGTCAGCGCCATCCTAAAGCTCTGCACGGATGCCCGCATCCCGGTCACGCCCCGGGCGGGCGGTACTGGTCTCTCCGGAGGTGCCCTGCCGGTCTTCGGTGGTGTTGTGCTCAGTGTCGAGCGCCTGAATCGCATTCTCGAAATCGATCACGCCAATCTGATGGCGGTCGTGGAGCCGGGAGTCATTACGCAGGTCTTTCAGGAAGCAGTCGAAGCAGAGGGACTCTACTACCCCCCGGATCCCGCCTCGCGCGGTTCCTGCCAGCTGGGCGGCAATCTGGCCGAGAACGCCGGTGGCCCGCACGCCGTGAAGTACGGCGTCACGAAGGACTACATCCTGGGCGTGGAAGCGGTCCTGCCGACCGGGGAAATCATCGAGACCGGCGGCAAGCTGCTGAAAAATGTCACCGGTTACAACATCGCCCAGCTCCTGATTGGCTCCGAGGGAACCCTGGCGGTCATCACAAAGATCATCGTGAAGCTGATCCCGCTCCCTACGCACCGACGCCTCTTTCTGATTCCCTTCGACAGCCTGACTCTCGCCGCTGAAGCGGTGGCCGCGATCTTCCATGCCCGGGTGGTCCCCTCTGCCGCTGAACTGATGGAGCAGGCCGCCATCAAAGCGGCCGAACAGCATCTCCACAAAGTCTTTCCTCACAGAGATGCCGCTGCCCTGTTGCTATTGGAAGTGGATGGCCACGATGACGCTGAAATTGAGCGTCAGACTCTGGCGGTCGCGGAAGTCTGTGAAGCCATCGGAGCCGGGACTGTCCAGGTCGCGGACTCCCCGGAACAGCAGCGGGAACTCTGGGCCATGCGTCGCGCCATCGGGATGGCGGTGAAGTCGATTTCGGTCTACAAAGAGGAGGACACGGTTGCGCCGCGAGCTGCCCTGCCGGAACTGGTGGCGGTCATCAAGGAGATTTCAGCCCGCTACGGGCTTACCACCATCGCCTACGGCCACGCCGGGGATGGCAACATCCACGCCAACATCATTCGGGGGGAGATGGACGAAACGACCTGGGAGGAGGTCCTGCCGGGAGCGATCCGGGAAATGTTTCAGGCTGTGGTGGCGCTGGGAGGATCCATTTCAGGGGAACATGGCATCGGTTGGGTCCAGAAAAACTATCTGCCCATCCGGATCTCCCCCGCTGAGATCGCACTCTACCGGCGCATCAAGGCCGCCTTTGATCCCGCGGGAATTCTGAATCCGGGAAAAATGCTGCCGGATGCCGAGCCTGCAGGGCATTGA
- the pccB gene encoding Propionyl-CoA carboxylase beta chain yields MSTTKLPPTAADHPSDDSRLPRVKTKSQAERVGDLRARKAEALQGGGAEKIAKMHQQGKLHARERLEILLDPNSFVEMDGFVTAARDIPGVDRVYGDGVVTGSGTIDGRFVFVYAQDFTVMGGSLGERHAQKICKLQDHALRNGVPIIGINDSGGARIQEGVVSLGGYTDIFYRNVQASGVVPQIAAIMGPCAGGAVYSPALMDFIFMVKNTSHMFLTGPNVIKEVLNEDVTFEELGGAITHSQKTGVAHFAANDEVECLQAIRHLLGFLPSNNMEDPPFRPTDDPRDRRDPLLQTIIPDEPNKPYDMKDVIRAVVDDGDFFEVQPLWATNIVIGFARLGGYVVGMVANQPKSLAGVLDIDASDKGARFIRCCDAFNIPVVTFEDVPGFLPGKNQELGGVIRHGAKLLYAYCEATVPKLTVITRKSYGGAYCVMGSKHMHADLNLAWPSAEVAVMGSKGAVNILYRSELAKAKNPEAVRVQRQQEYEETFSNPYIAAERGFVDDVIEPHNTRAALIRGLEMFRNKREQLPPKKHGNCPM; encoded by the coding sequence ATGAGCACCACCAAACTCCCCCCGACTGCAGCGGATCATCCCTCTGATGACAGCCGCCTCCCCAGGGTGAAAACGAAGTCCCAGGCCGAACGGGTCGGGGATCTGCGTGCCCGGAAGGCGGAAGCCCTGCAGGGGGGCGGCGCTGAGAAAATCGCCAAGATGCATCAGCAGGGAAAGCTCCACGCCCGGGAGCGCCTCGAAATCCTGCTCGACCCCAACTCCTTCGTGGAAATGGATGGCTTCGTCACCGCTGCCCGGGACATCCCCGGCGTGGACCGGGTCTATGGGGATGGCGTCGTGACCGGCTCCGGCACCATCGATGGCCGCTTCGTCTTTGTCTATGCCCAGGATTTCACCGTGATGGGGGGCTCCCTCGGCGAGCGCCACGCCCAGAAAATCTGCAAGCTCCAGGACCACGCCCTCCGCAACGGAGTGCCGATCATCGGCATCAATGACTCCGGCGGCGCCCGCATTCAGGAAGGTGTAGTCTCGCTCGGCGGCTACACCGACATCTTCTATCGCAACGTCCAGGCTTCCGGGGTCGTGCCGCAAATCGCGGCCATCATGGGCCCCTGCGCCGGGGGAGCGGTCTACTCGCCAGCACTGATGGACTTCATCTTCATGGTGAAGAACACCAGCCACATGTTCCTCACCGGTCCCAATGTCATCAAGGAAGTTCTCAACGAAGACGTTACCTTCGAGGAACTGGGAGGCGCCATTACGCATTCCCAGAAGACCGGTGTCGCCCACTTCGCTGCCAACGACGAGGTCGAGTGCCTGCAGGCGATCCGGCACCTCCTCGGCTTCCTGCCCTCCAACAACATGGAAGACCCCCCCTTCCGGCCCACCGATGACCCCCGGGACCGTCGCGATCCCCTCCTCCAGACCATCATTCCCGATGAGCCCAACAAGCCCTACGACATGAAAGATGTCATTCGGGCGGTAGTTGATGATGGTGACTTCTTCGAAGTCCAGCCGCTCTGGGCCACCAACATCGTCATCGGCTTTGCCCGACTCGGGGGCTACGTCGTCGGCATGGTGGCGAATCAGCCGAAGTCCCTGGCTGGCGTCCTCGACATCGATGCCTCCGACAAAGGGGCCCGGTTCATCCGCTGCTGTGATGCCTTCAACATCCCGGTTGTCACTTTTGAAGATGTTCCTGGCTTCCTCCCTGGGAAGAATCAGGAGCTTGGGGGCGTCATCCGGCATGGAGCCAAGCTCCTCTACGCCTACTGCGAAGCCACGGTCCCCAAGCTCACTGTGATCACCCGCAAAAGCTACGGCGGGGCGTACTGCGTCATGGGCTCCAAGCACATGCACGCTGACCTCAACCTCGCGTGGCCCTCAGCCGAAGTCGCCGTGATGGGGTCCAAAGGCGCGGTCAATATTCTGTATCGTAGTGAGCTGGCCAAGGCGAAGAACCCGGAGGCGGTCCGGGTACAGCGCCAACAGGAATACGAGGAAACCTTCTCGAATCCGTACATTGCCGCCGAACGCGGCTTTGTCGATGATGTCATCGAACCCCACAACACCCGTGCCGCGCTGATCCGTGGGCTGGAGATGTTCCGCAACAAACGTGAGCAGCTACCCCCGAAGAAGCACGGCAACTGCCCCATGTAG